In Halapricum desulfuricans, a single window of DNA contains:
- the csa3 gene encoding CRISPR-associated CARF protein Csa3: MYARRRNFWRATSTECSDTHLLQAAQRQRMRTYVSPIGYDTRRVTRPVVTTGLSADDTVVMIRPDEESDTERANRAIADVESLLQEIEAAADHTIERVSTEGFEKTVRECCAILESVPDESETIVSLGGGARDILLPLTIASLVFSHRVDQALFFSDIDQDVRPLSLPELTARVPERTQKTFESIVIGDGWQTLTGIADGTGQSKSTVIRHVNALEEAEVVEADTSEKAKQVRVSFSGELLSKAWSLQT; encoded by the coding sequence ATGTATGCGCGACGGCGCAACTTTTGGCGGGCCACTTCGACAGAGTGCAGCGACACGCATTTACTCCAGGCCGCGCAGAGACAACGCATGCGGACCTATGTTTCGCCGATCGGCTACGACACGCGGCGGGTGACCCGCCCAGTCGTCACGACTGGCCTCAGCGCGGACGATACGGTCGTAATGATCCGTCCAGACGAGGAATCCGATACTGAACGAGCGAACCGAGCAATTGCAGACGTCGAGTCGCTACTGCAGGAGATCGAAGCAGCTGCAGATCACACCATCGAGCGAGTCTCGACAGAGGGTTTCGAAAAGACGGTTCGGGAGTGCTGTGCTATACTGGAGTCAGTCCCGGACGAGTCCGAGACGATCGTTTCCCTTGGCGGTGGTGCGCGGGATATCTTGCTTCCGTTGACGATCGCGTCGCTCGTTTTTTCACACCGTGTCGATCAGGCGCTGTTTTTCAGTGATATCGACCAGGATGTCCGTCCACTGTCGTTACCGGAGCTGACCGCGCGAGTGCCCGAGCGCACGCAGAAAACATTTGAATCGATCGTCATCGGCGACGGGTGGCAGACGCTCACGGGGATTGCCGACGGGACCGGCCAATCAAAAAGCACCGTCATTCGACACGTCAATGCTCTCGAAGAGGCCGAAGTCGTCGAGGCGGACACGAGTGAAAAAGCCAAACAAGTCAGGGTTTCGTTCTCGGGTGAGCTACTATCGAAGGCCTGGTCATTGCAGACCTGA
- the cas6 gene encoding CRISPR system precrRNA processing endoribonuclease RAMP protein Cas6, translating to MALTDGLDGQASPRVRRVTATLTPDSRFPVPQSDGYSVYSALLSILSDTDEDVGSSVHDSELGSLHCSGLQGRFGESDRPHHKTLLPGETYELSLGIVHPDDEAVFQALVNALVLEGESIKLSHGSLTVERFESENASPEELLEQASEYDDPTIEITFETPTCIEESGEVTTMFPHRWAVFNSLQGKWNKSCPEDLELDLSRKDVEAHVIEKPDPGQHDGYCLDTHSVLVNRVKNDDGENRNLFSQGFTGTCAYEFKDASESVENAVTALALFGEYSGIGSAVARGCGDVEVEIDS from the coding sequence ATGGCACTTACCGACGGGCTGGACGGCCAAGCCAGTCCGAGGGTCCGACGAGTGACCGCGACGCTGACGCCCGACTCACGGTTTCCCGTTCCGCAGTCTGACGGATACTCCGTGTATTCGGCACTGCTATCGATCTTGTCGGATACTGACGAGGATGTCGGTTCGAGCGTCCACGACTCTGAGTTGGGGAGCCTCCACTGCAGCGGGTTACAGGGGCGGTTCGGCGAGAGTGACCGGCCGCATCACAAGACGCTGCTTCCGGGCGAAACCTACGAGCTTTCGCTTGGGATCGTTCACCCCGACGACGAGGCCGTCTTTCAGGCACTCGTGAACGCGCTCGTGCTGGAAGGCGAATCGATCAAATTGAGTCACGGATCGCTCACTGTCGAGCGCTTCGAGAGCGAGAACGCGAGTCCCGAGGAGCTGCTGGAACAGGCGAGCGAGTACGACGATCCGACGATCGAGATCACGTTCGAGACGCCGACGTGTATCGAGGAGAGCGGGGAAGTAACGACGATGTTCCCCCACAGGTGGGCGGTGTTCAACTCGCTGCAGGGCAAGTGGAACAAGTCCTGTCCCGAGGATCTGGAACTCGACCTCTCACGGAAAGACGTCGAAGCGCACGTGATTGAGAAGCCAGATCCGGGACAGCATGACGGATACTGTCTCGACACCCACAGCGTGCTGGTCAATCGCGTCAAGAACGACGACGGGGAAAACCGGAACCTCTTCTCGCAAGGGTTCACAGGCACGTGCGCCTACGAGTTCAAGGACGCGAGCGAGAGCGTCGAGAATGCGGTGACGGCCCTGGCGCTGTTCGGGGAGTACAGTGGTATCGGGAGTGCGGTTGCAAGAGGGTGCGGAGATGTGGAGGTCGAAATAGATTCATGA
- the cas7d gene encoding type I-D CRISPR-associated protein Cas7/Csc2: MTLETPDKGLVESFDIYRKRKPSVTLVVRREILEPTLFRNSNHDRAETQEFGDKLHAQVNGEKFTSKERLTGLDLLRRLDDDLVDDAYAYNEPTNLEESLNVDTVTYGLAGTGDQDFAVKSRVVEGYTYTTEEYDLMNKETRNAVHESGTMRDEKGEQSEALFDFVKVQPGNDLVHFITLEAATSEMLLYTLHNVLNTGKYGARETRTGRNVRNEILGVVLGDHDTSLSTGELLMEYHEPGDDLTDSIGSYVSEVRQSDWDVYGDIAGADPSPSWFDRMVAVAGRETDDADEILREEFESLTAAARDTFGVDND, from the coding sequence ATGACACTCGAAACCCCCGACAAAGGCCTCGTTGAATCGTTCGACATCTACCGCAAGCGCAAGCCCTCGGTGACGCTCGTCGTTCGGCGCGAGATCCTCGAACCGACGCTGTTCCGAAACTCCAACCACGATCGTGCGGAAACCCAGGAGTTCGGTGACAAACTCCACGCACAGGTGAATGGAGAGAAGTTCACGAGCAAGGAGCGGCTGACCGGTCTCGACCTGCTCCGACGCCTGGATGACGACCTTGTGGACGACGCCTACGCGTACAACGAGCCGACCAACCTAGAGGAATCGCTTAACGTCGATACGGTGACCTACGGGCTTGCGGGGACCGGTGATCAGGACTTCGCCGTCAAATCCCGCGTCGTCGAGGGATACACCTACACGACAGAGGAGTACGACCTGATGAACAAGGAAACTCGCAATGCGGTCCACGAGTCCGGGACGATGCGCGACGAGAAGGGCGAACAGTCCGAAGCGCTGTTCGATTTCGTCAAAGTCCAGCCTGGGAACGATCTCGTCCACTTCATTACGCTCGAGGCAGCGACGTCCGAGATGCTGCTGTACACTCTGCACAACGTACTGAACACGGGGAAGTACGGAGCTCGCGAAACCCGGACCGGGCGAAACGTCCGGAACGAAATTCTCGGCGTGGTCCTCGGAGATCACGACACCTCCCTCTCGACTGGCGAACTCCTGATGGAATATCACGAACCCGGCGACGACCTGACCGACAGCATCGGGTCATACGTCAGTGAGGTTCGGCAGTCGGACTGGGACGTGTACGGCGATATCGCCGGAGCCGATCCAAGTCCGTCGTGGTTCGATCGCATGGTCGCCGTTGCCGGACGGGAAACTGACGACGCCGACGAAATCCTTCGAGAGGAGTTCGAGTCGCTGACCGCAGCTGCTCGTGACACCTTCGGCGTCGACAATGATTGA
- the cas3 gene encoding type I-D CRISPR-associated helicase Cas3', which yields MRIRGANLATEEPKYGFEDRGFDYARAFQNRVAEWVHEGNEPVAVLRAPTGAGKTATFHELIEANDITLLVYPTNALLKQQASRFEDEGVATKVLTGDTLEGHHRERTENLLQAVTKYASDHDVVVTNPDILQAIVQDMYSGGQAMEFFDRFDAIVYDEFHFYGDLAASGLLLQTRIIADRNPTAQILLASATPNEAFVEFVQSVFELPVETIDSEYDSKGDRFRHEVQLDRREADRIMDDREAVVERLRDAIDGVEPGETRAVVVFNSVKDSNDFHAYIESNHPDLFERVEKDNGFDTNDPDFDIREREFSILNTTSKGEVGLDYDIRTLIMETPRGPTAASDFLQRFGRAGREANASVDVYGLGQVSWSDEMSFPEFASEIYSTLNDSKMDLDGLADLVALRAAYALHVRNHGYNPELRDDFAAVDGYDRWRGFIVSVQEALNDVGGLGASLQSNDLEAKFLTFTHHCFDVFRGLRGRSLSGDVKYPRGDRVALTNYDLLTTLRHYDIAGIEGDDVIVLKKVRGEHPMQVTAHLPGYESRPRDYGSSIGDIEERLSQWVHREIDRGDFNSTADVSAELLHLFFKRIRITEAVVPELVRCGKFEIDVENEGIPSISAHKRNV from the coding sequence ATGCGAATTCGTGGGGCGAATCTGGCGACCGAAGAGCCAAAATATGGTTTTGAGGATCGAGGATTCGACTACGCCAGGGCGTTTCAGAACCGCGTTGCTGAGTGGGTTCACGAGGGTAACGAACCGGTCGCTGTCCTTCGTGCACCGACTGGCGCGGGGAAGACCGCCACCTTTCACGAACTCATCGAGGCCAATGACATCACACTACTCGTCTATCCGACGAACGCATTATTGAAGCAACAGGCCAGCCGGTTCGAAGACGAAGGCGTGGCCACGAAAGTACTCACGGGCGACACACTCGAAGGTCACCACCGCGAACGCACGGAAAATCTCCTCCAAGCCGTCACGAAATACGCGAGCGATCACGATGTAGTCGTCACGAACCCGGACATCCTCCAAGCCATTGTCCAGGACATGTATTCCGGCGGCCAGGCGATGGAGTTTTTCGATCGGTTCGACGCGATCGTCTACGACGAATTCCATTTTTACGGAGATCTAGCCGCTAGTGGTCTCCTCCTGCAAACGCGGATCATCGCGGATCGCAATCCGACTGCTCAGATCTTGCTTGCCTCGGCCACGCCAAACGAAGCCTTCGTCGAGTTCGTTCAGTCGGTTTTCGAACTCCCTGTCGAAACAATTGACTCGGAATATGACTCCAAGGGCGATCGATTTCGACATGAGGTCCAACTTGACCGTCGTGAAGCTGACCGGATCATGGATGATCGTGAGGCCGTCGTCGAGCGACTCCGGGATGCCATCGATGGTGTCGAACCAGGGGAAACCCGAGCAGTCGTGGTCTTCAATAGCGTGAAAGACAGCAACGACTTCCACGCGTATATCGAATCGAACCATCCAGATCTCTTTGAACGTGTCGAGAAGGACAATGGGTTCGACACGAACGATCCGGATTTCGATATCAGAGAGCGGGAATTTTCCATCCTCAACACCACGAGCAAGGGCGAAGTCGGACTCGATTACGACATTCGGACCCTGATCATGGAAACACCTCGGGGACCGACAGCGGCCAGCGATTTCCTCCAGCGGTTCGGTCGTGCTGGTCGAGAGGCAAACGCCTCGGTGGACGTGTATGGGCTCGGTCAGGTCTCCTGGAGCGATGAGATGTCGTTCCCGGAGTTTGCTTCCGAGATCTATTCGACGTTGAACGACTCGAAGATGGATCTCGATGGCCTAGCCGATCTCGTTGCACTTCGAGCCGCGTACGCACTTCACGTCCGCAATCACGGATATAACCCCGAACTTAGAGACGACTTCGCCGCCGTAGATGGATATGATCGCTGGCGTGGCTTCATCGTGTCCGTACAGGAAGCGCTCAACGATGTCGGTGGTCTCGGGGCCTCTCTTCAGAGCAACGATTTAGAAGCGAAATTTCTCACATTCACCCACCACTGCTTCGATGTCTTCCGAGGACTTCGAGGTCGATCACTCTCTGGGGACGTGAAATATCCACGCGGAGATCGAGTCGCGCTGACAAATTACGATCTTCTGACGACGCTCAGACACTACGATATCGCTGGTATCGAAGGAGATGACGTAATCGTTCTCAAGAAGGTCCGCGGCGAGCACCCGATGCAAGTAACGGCCCATTTGCCAGGATACGAATCTCGACCGCGAGATTACGGCTCCTCGATCGGTGATATCGAGGAGCGACTCAGTCAGTGGGTTCACCGCGAAATTGACCGAGGGGATTTCAACTCGACCGCCGATGTGAGCGCAGAACTCCTCCATTTGTTCTTCAAACGGATTCGCATTACTGAGGCAGTCGTCCCTGAACTCGTTCGCTGTGGGAAGTTTGAGATCGACGTCGAAAATGAGGGTATTCCATCGATTTCGGCCCATAAACGGAATGTATGA